From a single Larimichthys crocea isolate SSNF chromosome XIII, L_crocea_2.0, whole genome shotgun sequence genomic region:
- the txlna gene encoding alpha-taxilin, with product MKKQDTEESVTQAIEDTPPAAGEMESPAAAKDSLDSNSPKESEPQTPQTDTPPQSDEAGSDVAEAALSQCDMAEELSRQLEDILSTYCRESISDDASTLPNGQSHSLELNGLTREDDKPDEGKVNGANIGVEKEQKKSQDKKKVKGLGKEITLLMQTLNTLSTPEEKLAGLCKKYAELLEEHRNTQKQMRVLQKKQNQLVQEKDNLRNEHSKAILARSKLESLCRELQRHNRTLKEEGMQRTRLEEEKRKEVTSHFQVTLNDIQAQMEQHNERNASLRQENTELAEKLKKLYEQYKLREEHIDKVVKHKDLQQQLVDAKLHQAQELLKESEERHDREKEFLLKEAVESQRMCELMKQQEVHLKQQLSLYTEKFEEFQTTLSKSNEVFTTFKQEMEKMTKKIKKLEKETAMYRSRWESSNKALLEMAEEKSVRDRDFEALQGKVQRLEKLRRALKVERNELNKKVQNLSDPHSGTAGAPTSDPGTDSPSPPPTDTLLEPSSEPSSNPIPDTAPHCSQSCHCDPELDTDALLEGAQAQPIAAQE from the exons CCACCTGCAGCAGGAGAGATGGAGTCGCCCGCAGCTGCGAAAGACAGCTTGGACAGCAACAGCCCCAAAGAGTCTGAGCCgcagacaccacagacagacacgccTCCGCAAAGTGATGAGGCAGGAAGTGACG TCGCAGAGGCAGCGCTGTCTCAGTGTGACATGGCAGAGGAACTGAGCCGGCAGCTGGAAGACATCCTCAGCACTTACTGTCGGGAAAGCATCTCAGACGATGCCAGCACCCTCCCCAATGGCCAGTCACACAGCCTGGAGCTCAACGGCCTGACCAGGGAGGACGACAAGCCAGATGAGGGCAAAGTCAACGGAGCAAACATCGGGGtggagaaggagcagaagaagagtcAGGACAAGAAGAAAGTAAAGGGCCTGG GCAAAGAGATCACTCTCCTCATGCAGACTCTGAACACACTGAGCACACCAGAGGAAAAGCTCGCAGGCCTCTGTAAGAAGTATGCTGAGCTG cTGGAAGAGCATCGTAACACCCAGAAGCAGATGCGAGTGCTGCAGAAGAAGCAGAACCAGCTGGTCCAGGAGAAAGACAACCTGAGAAACGAACACAGCAAGGCCATCCTGGCTCGCAGCAAGCTGGAGAGCCTCTGCAgggagctgcagagacacaaccGCACGCTCAAG GAAGAAGGGATGCAAAGAACAcgtctggaggaggagaaaaggaaggaagtgacGTCCCACTTCCAGGTGACACTGAACGACATCCAGGCTCAGATGGAGCAGCACAACGAGAGGAACGCCAGTCTCCGACAAGAGAACACAGAGCTGGCTGAGAAACTGAAGAAGCTCTATGAACAGTACAAACTACGAGAAGAG CACATAGACAAAGTGGTGAAGCACAAAGATCTGCAGCAACAGCTGGTGGATGCCAAGCTGCACCAGGCtcaggagctgctgaaggagTCCGAGGAACGCCacgacagagagaaagaattt TTGCTGAAAGAAGCGGTGGAGTCTCAAAGGATGTGTGAGCTGATGAAGCAGCAGGAAGTTCACCTCAAGCAGCAG CTGTCGCTGTACACAGAGAAGTTTGAAGAGTTTCAGACCACTCTGTCCAAGAGCAACGAGGTCTTCACCACCTTCAAACaggagatggagaag ATGACTAAAAAGATCAAAAAGCTGGAGAAAGAGACGGCCATGTATCGGTCCAGGTGGGAGAGCAGCAACAAGGCTCTTCTGGAGATGGCAGAGGAG AAATCTGTGCGGGACCGTGACTTCGAGGCACTTCAGGGTAAAGTCCAGCGGCTGGAGAAGCTGCGGCGGGCACTAAAAGTCGAACGCAACGAGCTCAACAAGAAGGTTCAGAATCTCAGCGATCCGCACAGCGGCACCGCAGGAGCCCCCACCTCCGACCCAGGGACCGACTCCCCCTCTCCGCCACCCACAGACACTTTGCTGGAGCCCAGCAGCGAGCCCAGCAGCAACCCCATCCCGGACACTGCCCCTCACTGCTCCCAGTCTTGCCACTGTGACCCAGAACTGGACACAGACGCGCTGCTAGAAGGGGCACAGGCTCAGCCCATCGCCGCACAGGAATGA